The Candida albicans SC5314 chromosome 5, complete sequence genome includes a region encoding these proteins:
- a CDS encoding uncharacterized protein (Protein of unknown function; transcript repressed upon yeast-hyphal switch; fluconazole-induced; Hap43-repressed; flow model biofilm induced), which produces MALRNYLYAKHDHDTSIDIKINKDNSLMSNITEKVSPSSPSPSDPSDSQKQQRSPMQIQQSRRRIIRIVHKKSSNKLKLNPSVNSIEKLTNNIENVHIEKKKKENCLNDCNLCDCKNETNDNEKDNPLIQVEVDNRVNSGGVGDGGHNEIVSNNEIDFTSSL; this is translated from the coding sequence ATGGCCCTCCgaaattatttatatgCTAAACACGATCATGATACATCAATAGAtattaaaataaataaagatAACAGTCTAATGTCCAATATAACAGAAAAAGTATCTCCTTCATCTCCTTCTCCTTCCGATCCATCCGATTCAcagaaacaacaacgatCACCAATGCAAATACAACaatcaagaagaagaataattCGAATCGTTCataaaaaatcatcaaataaattaaagttAAATCCCCTGGTTAATTCTATAGAAAAATTaactaataatattgaaaatgttcatattgaaaaaaagaaaaaggaaaattgtttaaatgATTGTAATTTATGTGATTGtaaaaatgaaaccaatgataatgaaaaagataatcCATTGATTcaagttgaagttgataATAGAGTTAatagtggtggtgttggtgatggtggacataatgaaattgttagtaacaatgaaattgattttactTCTTCACTCTAA
- a CDS encoding uncharacterized protein (Putative DnaJ-like chaperone; Hap43-repressed gene) — translation MLETDLYDVLEIDRSATNAEIKKAYRKLALKYHPDKVAEEEREYSETKFKEISFAYEILIDDVKRDEYDRYGTTDGLNGMPDFEFAGNPFDQFYGAGAGAQFNEYGGDDFYNFFNNMNGGGGARHQTKTNRTEDAHIEVDLTLEDLYKGKVIKTTSTRNIICTQCKGSGVKSSSVVSKQCSTCKGEGQVRKIKRVGPGMVAQTYVDCSTCQGIGKIYRTKDKCKLCHGARVIEETKILEFEIPKGSPDHGLIYKNGESDQFPGKVTGDVILEYKCKPHKVFTRKDDDLYIKVKVPLVDSICGFSKLVAVHLDGRGIKITTPKGKVIRPGDYLKLPGEGMPKSTPKKSWFNSTDSSKGDLYLKVEIEFPRDNWYVEKNDLTKIRNILPTKLTQEEKEVDVPEASIELFTDFSIIDSNQLPKYNQDRKYEQQGYEQSCAQQ, via the coding sequence ATGCTAGAAACAGATCTATACGATGTTCTTGAAATAGATAGATCAGCCACTAATGCGGAGATTAAGAAAGCATACAGAAAACTAGCTTTAAAATATCATCCCGATAAAGTGGCGGAAGAAGAACGAGAATACTCTGAAACAAAATTCAAAGAGATATCATTTGCATACgaaatattgattgatgaCGTAAAGAGAGATGAGTATGATAGATATGGTACTACCGATGGATTAAATGGAATGCCCGATTTTGAATTCGCAGGAAATCcttttgatcaattttacGGTGCAGGTGCAGGTGCCCAGTTTAACGAATATGGTGGTGATGACTTttataatttcttcaataacatgaatggtggtggaggtGCCCGTCACCagacaaaaacaaacagaACCGAGGATGCACATATAGAGGTTGACTTGACTTTAGAAGATCTATACAAAGGTAAAGTTATCAAAACCACATCAACCAGGAATATTATTTGCACTCAGTGTAAAGGATCAGGCGTTAAATCGTCATCAGTGGTCTCAAAACAATGCTCTACTTGTAAGGGAGAAGGACAAGTTAGAAAAATAAAGCGTGTTGGGCCTGGCATGGTTGCACAGACATATGTTGATTGTTCTACATGTCAAGGAATTGGGAAGATATATCGAACCAAAGATAAATGTAAATTATGCCATGGTGCAAGAGttattgaagaaacaaaaatattagAGTTTGAGATCCCTAAAGGTTCCCCTGACCATGGGCTTATATACAAAAATGGAGAATCCGATCAATTTCCAGGAAAAGTTACTGGTGATGTCATATTGGAATACAAATGCAAACCACATAAAGTGTTTACCAGAAAAGATGACGATTTGTATATCAAAGTCAAAGTACCGTTAGTGGACTCTATATGCGGGTTTTCCAAGCTTGTGGCAGTTCACTTGGATGGAAGGGGgataaaaataacaacTCCAAAAGGAAAGGTGATCAGACCTGGCGATTATTTGAAGTTGCCTGGCGAAGGGATGCCTAAAAGCACACCCAAAAAATCATGGTTCAATTCTACGGATTCTTCTAAAGGGGACTTATACTTGAAGGTCGAGATTGAATTCCCACGTGATAACTGGTATGTTGAAAAGAATGATTTAACCAAAATCAGAAATATTCTTCCAACTAAGCTCActcaagaagaaaaagaggtTGATGTTCCAGAAGCAAGTATCGAGTTATTTACTGATTTTTCGATTATAGATTCCAATCAGTTACCCAAGTACAATCAGGATAGAAAGTATGAACAACAGGGGTACGAGCAATCATGTGCCCAACAATAA
- the COF1 gene encoding cofilin (Putative cofilin; macrophage-induced protein; protein present in exponential and stationary-phase yeast cells, but higher amounts in stationary phase) produces MSRSGVTVADESLTAFNDLKLGRKYKFVIFTLNDEKTQIVVEQTSTEQEYDAFLEKLPENECRYAVYDFEYDIGGGEGKRSKIVFFTWSPDTAPVRAKMVYASSKDSLRRALNGVAADVQGTDFSEVAYDAVHEKVSRGTH; encoded by the exons atg TCAAGATCTGG tgtTACTGTTGCTGACGAATCCTTAACTGCAttcaatgatttaaaattggGCAGAAAATACAAATTTGTTATATTCACcttaaatgatgaaaaaacCCAAATTGTCGTTGAACAAACCTCAACTGAACAAGAATACGATGCATTCTTAGAAAAATTACCAGAAAATGAATGTAGATATGCTGtttatgattttgaatacgacattggtggtggtgaagGTAAAAGATCCAAAATTGTCTTTTTCACTTGGTCCCCAGACACCGCTCCAGTCAGAGCAAAGATGGTTTACGCTTCCTCCAAGGATTCTTTGAGAAGAGCATTGAATGGTGTTGCTGCTGATGTTCAAGGTACTGACTTTTCTGAAGTTGCCTATGACGCCGTTCATGAAAAGGTCAGTAGAGGCACCCATTAG
- a CDS encoding uncharacterized protein (Has domain(s) with predicted DNA binding activity) has product MSSKLPRATLAQKLQIIDYYHKSDRPQSETVDKFKNEVSISTSSFSEWLRNEPELRKRYNQADFKFSKNSKRKVKFKYGEINKAMDKLVTGMIERNDPITEPILRQHWAVYAHQFGVDDPKRLHSFSHGWLSQFKKRHGINKKSKNGSQRNTTNGAPRDDNVGASDSIDIQDNAEEENETNSYQPLDDPEVEVPAVENQNYDPKFSSISHEHNIRNPTENNNEPRTKKSRLNGRNNVSQLEANSNYDLLAQQRQHSQPPSLLPSPSPNSDHSHQSQQFMDHRRRKRRQSPQEQQQEQDQQEQPQQAPPPPSQQQQQTRLQDDQNSENAHRNNQEHYIQHGNSNVRNETQLLQEQQKQLQKSKQQPTGTDTVPRNQFRPQQGLSFSHSNSPIMGFGMDKHNSQLQTQYQKSHRHGVNQTNSISGDIQNPSPEQDFRNSLINNNGNNNTVNYSPNQLYKEQRQLLNDDYSSTITKSNDSRGSRAISTNDGTETEVSTNQALLTGRMPEEETKAASELNNIIHPITATDMERFIYMFADRFFHIHQHEYPQTVKVFQEFKSSFFNERIMNNRTPKQLQQQATISQHSQSQQSQLQQPQQLSPSMQPTQQIQQPMIYHHNSSRQQQQQHNRNAMSSQLPALVAATTSLVNNNTPNMSQKNANSTMVLNTHSNTHQRQQQQQQQQQQQHHEHQQPPTLPAPLQKIDNSKNQQLVMSPSPMDTLVQLQLRQQGTQSSLQQQQQQQQQQQQQISNFDDYLRSMNAQTLLNAQSNSTRNNGLNEVNLDRNQRMSKP; this is encoded by the coding sequence ATGTCATCAAAACTCCCTAGAGCAACTCTAGCTCAGAAATTGCAAATAATAGATTATTATCATAAATCAGATAGGCCACAACTGGAAACAGTCGATAAATTTAAGAATGAGGTTTCAATTTCGACATCTTCATTTAGTGAATGGTTAAGAAATGAACCAGAATTAAGGAAAAGATACAATCAAGCAGATTTCAAGTTCTCTAAAAACagcaaaagaaaagtgaaattcaaatatgGAGAAATAAATAAGGCAATGGATAAATTGGTGACTGGGATGATAGAAAGGAACGACCCTATTACTGAACCAATACTAAGACAACATTGGGCAGTATATGCGCATCAGTTTGGAGTTGATGATCCAAAGAGGTTACACAGTTTTAGTCATGGTTGGCTTAGTCAGTTTAAAAAACGACATGGAATCAATAAGAAGTCAAAAAATGGTTCTCAAAGAAATACAACAAATGGTGCACCCAGAGATGACAATGTAGGTGCTtctgattcaattgatatacAAGATAACGCTGAAGAAGAGAATGAAACAAATAGCTATCAACCATTGGACGACCCCGAGGTAGAAGTGCCTGCAGTggaaaaccaaaattatGACCCAAAGTTTTCCAGCATTAGCCATGAACACAATATTCGGAATCCAACTGAAAATAACAATGAGCCAAGAACGAAAAAGTCAAGATTAAATGGTCGAAACAATGTGTCACAGCTTGAAGCGAATTCGAATTATGATTTGTTAGCTCAACAACGACAGCATTCACAACCACCATCGCTACTACCCTCACCGTCCCCCAACTCTGACCATTCTCATCAATCACAACAATTCATGGATCACCGACGTCGAAAGAGACGCCAACTGCCACAAGAACAACAGCAAGAACAAGACCAGCAAGAGCAACCACAACaagcaccaccaccaccgtcacaacaacaacaacagacAAGATTACAAGATGATCAGAATTCAGAAAATGCACATAGAAACAACCAGGAACATTACATTCAACATGGGAATTCAAATGTTAGAAATGAGACTCAACTACTTCAAGAACAACAGAAACAActacaaaaatcaaaacaacaaccaacagGTACAGATACTGTTCCTAGAAATCAGTTTAGACCACAACAAGGTCTCAGTTTTAGTCACAGTAATTCCCCGATTATGGGCTTTGGGATGGATAAACACAATCTGCAATTACAAACCCAATATCAAAAGAGTCATCGCCATGGGGTCAATCAAAcgaattcaatttcaggAGATATACAAAATCCTAGTCCTGAACAAGATTTTAGAAATAGTTTGATAAACAACAATGGAAATAATAACACCGTCAATTATAGTCCCAATCAACTTTATAAAGAACAAAGacaattattgaatgatgattattcatcaacaataaccAAATCTAACGATTCAAGAGGTTCCAGAGCAATTTCCACTAATGATGGCACCGAAACAGAAGTCAGTACAAACCAGGCATTATTAACTGGTAGAATgccagaagaagaaaccaAGGCCGCCAgtgaattaaataatatcaTCCATCCAATCACCGCAACGGATATGGAGAGGTTTATCTATATGTTTGCTGATAGATTTTTCCATATACATCAACATGAGTATCCACAAACAGTAAAAGTTTTCCAAGAATTCAAACTGTCATTTTTTAACGAAAGGATTATGAATAATAGAACACCAAAGCAACTACAGCAGCAGGCAACTATCTCTCAACATTCGCAACTGCAACAATCACAATTACAACAGCCCCAACAACTATCGCCTTCTATGCAGCCAACacaacaaatacaacaacCAATGATTTACCATCACAATAGTAGTCgtcagcaacaacagcaacatAATAGAAATGCAATGTCTTCGCAATTACCAGCTCTTGTTGCTGCAACTACTAGTTTGgtcaataataatacacCAAATATGTCGCAAAAGAATGCTAATTCTACCATGGTCTTGAACACACATTCAAATACACACcaaagacaacaacaacaacaacagcagcagcagcaacagcatcacgaacatcaacaaccacCAACTTTACCTGCTCCATTGCAGAAAATTGACAATTCAaagaatcaacaattaGTAATGTCGCCATCTCCAATGGATACATTAGTACAACTTCAATTACGTCAACAAGGCACACAAAGTAGCttacaacagcaacaacagcaacagcagcaacaacaacaacaaatttcaaattttgatgattattTACGGTCAATGAATGCACAAACTTTGTTAAATGCCCAATCAAATTCTACAAGAAATAATGGGCTAAATGAAGTGAATCTAGATAGAAATCAAAGGATGTCAAAACCATGA